Within the Micromonospora citrea genome, the region CCGACCAGCAGCCGGACGACCCGCACCGCAAGCCGGAGCAGGGTGCCGGGCGCGTAGCGCTCGCGCGGCGCGGTGGGCTGCTGGGCGAGCCACGCCAGCGCGTCCGGCGGCAGGTCCAGCGCGCTGGTGTCACGCCCGGTCAGGACGGCGGCCAGCCAGTCGTACGGGGCGGGGCTGTGCACCCGGGCGGCGCCGGAGAGCACCACCGCCGGCCGCGGGGCGAAGGCGTCCAGGGCGGCCGCGACCAGCAGGGACTTGCCGACCCCGGCCTCGCCGGTGATCACCGCGACGGCCGGCGCCGAGCGCCGGGAACAGGCCACGGTGGACCACGCCCGGTCGAGCTCGGCCAGCTCGCCGGCGCGCCCGACCATGGACACCGGCATCATTCCCACACCCTACGCAGTAGTGCGTAGAGACGGCGGCAGGGTGTTCTTGGCAAGCTTGTCCCATGACGCTGATCCTCCGCTCGGCCATCCTCAACGACATCGGCCTGGTCCGCACCAACAACGAGGACTCGGCCCTCGCCGGTGACCGCCTCGTCGCGGTCGCGGACGGCATGGGCGGCCTGCCCGCGGGCGAGGTGGCGAGTGAGATCGTCATCCGCATCCTCGACGAGCTGAGCCCGCCGACCACCCCCGACGAGGCCGCCGACGCGTTGCGGGCAGTGGTGAGCACCGCCAACCGGCGCATCCACGCGGCCATCACCGTCGACCCGGCCCGCGACGGCATGGGTACGACGCTCACCGCCGCCCTGCTCGCCGGGGACGCGCTGGTGCTGGCCCAGGTCGGCGACTCCCGCTGCTACCTGCTGCGCGACGGGCAGCTCACCCAGCTCACCCGCGACGACACCTTCGTGCAGGCGCTGGTCGACCAGGGGGCGCTCTCGCCCGAGCAGGCGCGGCACCACCCGCAGCGGTCGCTGGTGACCCGGGCGGTGCAGGGCGCGGACACGCCGCCCGCGATCGGGGTGCTCACCGTGCTCGCCGGCGACCGGCTGCTGCTGTGCAGCGACGGCCTGTCCGACTACGTCGAGGACGCCGCGATCGCCGGGGCGCTGGCCACGTACGCCGACCGCCAGCAGTGCGGCGAGCAGCTCGTGAAGCTCGCCCACCAGGCCGGCGCGCCGGACAACGTCACCGTCGTCGTCTCCGACGTCACCGCCGTCTGACGCGCGCCCGGCGATTGCGGTTGCGCGGACGGGGCAGCCGGGTTGGGATTGGCACATGACCATCCGCCGGGTGCGCGCCGAGAAACGCCTGACCACCAGCTTCCCGCTCCAGGCGTACGCCTTCGAGACGTCGCCGTCGACCGCGGCCCGAACGGAGGAGTTCCGCGACTACCTGCCCTACAACGAGGGCAACCGGACGCTGGTCGTGGAGGCGGACGGCGCGACGGTGGCCGCCGCCTCGGCCGTGCCCATGCGACAGAACCTGCGCGGCACGGTGCTGCCGATGGCCGGCGTCGCCGGGGTGACGACCCATCCGCTGGCGCGCCGGCAGGGGCACGTCCGGGCCCTGCTGCACCAGCTCCTCGACGAGATGCGCGACGAGGGGCACCGGCTGACCGCGCTCTGGCCGTTCCGGCCGTCGTTCTACGCCCGGTTCGGCTACGTGGGGCTGCCGAAGGCGCGTACGGCCACCTTCTCGCCGGCCGACCTCGGCGAGCTGCTCCGCGCCGACCTGCCCGGCGAGGTGGGTTGGGAGCGGATCGGCACCGGCTACCGGACCTGGCGCGAGTTCACCGAGCGGTGCCTGCGCGAGCGGCACGGCTTCGCGATCTTCCCCGACTACCGGGACGTCGGGCTGCGCGACCGCGACGAGCGGTGGCTGCTCACCGCCCGGGTCGGCGGGACGGTCACGGGCGCGGTGACCTACCGGATCGACGACCACGGCGGCACCCTGGTCGCCGACGACCTGCTCACCACCGACCCGGTCGCCCGGGCGCTGCTGTTGCAGTTCTTCGCCCAGCACGTCGACCAGGTGGAGCGGGTGAGCGTCCAGCTCCCCGTCGACGAGGTGCCGGAGCTGTGGCTCACCGACCTGGCCGTGCACGTCGAGGCGCGGGTGGCCCGGCCGGGCGCGTCCGCGCCGATGGCCCGGCTGCTGTCGGTGGACGCGCTGACCGGGCTGCCCGCCGGGCCGGGCCGGGTGCGCGTCGAGCTGACCGACGACCGCTGGTTGGCCGGGACGTACCTGCTGGACGGCACGACCGGCGCGCTGGAACTGGTCGCCGGCGCCGCCGCCACCGCCGGGCAGCCGCCGACCGCGACGCTGACGGCCGCCGGGATCTCCGCCCTGGCGTACGGGGTGCTCGACCCGGTGGAGGTGGGCCTGCGAGGGCTGGGCGACGTGCCGGCGGACGCGGCGGCGGAGCTGCGCAACCTCTTCCCGCGCAACCTGCCGTACCTCTTCGCCGACTTCTGACGCGACGGTCGCTGAGGGGCGCGGACGGGTGGGTCAGTAGGGGTTGCCGTGGCCGGCGAGGCGCCCCCGCAGCAGGCCGGCCGGGCGTCCGGGGCGGTCACCCGCGGCCGACATCGGCGGGCCGGCGGTGTGCGCGCCGTCGGCCATCCCGGCGAAGAGTTCCTTCAGCGCGTCGACCGCGTCGTGCCGCGGCTGCCAGCCCAGTTCCGCCTCGGCGCGCTCGCTCGACATCAGCGGCACGTTCAGCGCCAGCTCCACCCAGCCGGCGTCGATCGGTTGCAGCCGCGCCCGCCAGGTCAGCGCGGCGGCGGCGCGCAGCACCGGGGCGGCCACCGGCACCGTCCAGCCGTGGAAGTGCCGGGCCACCAGCTCCGGGGTCAGCACCGGGTCCGCCGCGACGTTGAACGCGCCGCGCGCGTCACCCAGGGCCGCCCGGGCGTACGCGTCGGCGACGTCGTCGGTGTGCACCGCCTGCATCCGCAGCCGCCGGTGCGTCGGCACCAGCGGGATCCGGCCGTAGCGCAGCAGCCGCACCGGCGCGAACGGGCCGAGGAAGTAGCGGGTGATCTCGGTGGCCGCCGCCCGCTGGAAGTTGAGGCCGGGGCGCAGCCGCACCACGCGCAGCCCGGGGTGCTCCCGCTCGGCCCGGTCGAGCAGCGCCTCCACGTCGGCCTTGTCCCGGCTGTACGACGAGCCGGGCACCCCGGTCGCCGGCCACCGCTCGGAGACCGGGTGGTCCTTCGGGCCGGGCGCGTACACGCCGACCGACGAGGCGACCACCAGGGCCGGCACGTTCGCGCGGACCACGGCGTCGATGACCGCCGTGCTCCCGCCGACGTTGGTCCGGCGCAGCACCCGCTGGTCGTGGCTGGGCTGGATCTGCCAGGCCAGGTGCACCACCGCGTCGGCCCCGGCGAAGACCTCGGCGAGCTGGTCGGCCGCGCCCGGCAGCCCGACGTCGCAGGAGTGCCACTCCACCTGGTCGTACGGCTCACCGGCGTCCGGCCCCGGCAGCCGGCGCACCACCCCGGCGAGATCCACGTTCCGCTCCCGGCGCAGCCGGCGCAACAGAGCGGTACCGGCGTTGCCGGTCGCCCCCACCACCACGATCCGCATGCCCGACCCGTACCCGGTCAGCCGCGCCCCAATCGCCGTGCCTGCGACGGCCGTCGGCGGCGGCACAGCACGGCGGGCGGGTCAGGGGCAGGGTGGGGCGTAAGGGGCGGGGTGGCGCCTCAGGAGCGGGGCCTCACAGCGGGCGGGGCGTCAGGGGCGGCACAGCGGGTCAGGGGCGGGGCGAGTGGCGTACCCAGCTCTTCTTCTCGTCCCGGCGCCGCCCCTCGGAGGCGGCCAGGCAGCGCGGGCAGATCCGGCCCACCGGGTCCGCCCCGGTGAGCACGTCCGTCGAGCGATACTCGAACCGCACGTGCGGGAAGCGGCGCAGCCGGGTCCGGCTGAGCGGGAGCCCGCAGACGGTCTGGTTCTGCCCCGGCAGCCAGGCGTGCACCTCGCCGGCCGGCTCGCGTACGCCGTCGGGGCCGGTCTCCTCGCCGGACGCCGCCACGGCCGGGGTGCTGCTCATCCTCATGCGGGCACGGTTCCCCCGCGCGGCCCCGCCCATGCCTGCCCGCGCGCCGCCCGACGGGCTGGCGTGACCGCTCCGGCGCCGGGCGAGCGTCGGCGGGGCTCAGCGGCGGGTCAGCAGGGCGGCGATCAGGCAGGCGAAGGCGGCCACCGAGGAGACCGTGCGGACCAGGTTGCCGCGCACCCAGGCCGCCTCGAAGCAGGCCCGCACCTCGGCCAGGTCGCCGACGCGGTCCACCGGGCCGGCGGCCTCCAGCCGGTCGTTGAGCGGCACGTTGAGGCCCGTCGTGACCCCGACGGTGACCAGGTGGCAGACCAGCGCGGCGAGGATCCAGAACAGGACCAGGCCGCCCCGGGACAGGTGCGCGGCGGCGGCCACGGCGAGCAGCAGCGCCGCGCCCAGGAAGGCGGTCAGGAACCAGCCGTTCAGGATCTTCCGGTTGATCGACTGCATCGCGCCGAGCAGCGTCCGGTCGTCGGTCGCGCCCAGACCGGGCATGACCGAGCAGGTGTACGCGAAGAAGAGCCCCGCCACCAGGCCGGTGGTGAGGGTCGCGCCGGCCAGGGCGGCGGTGCGGATCGGCTCGGGCATCGAGGGCCCCCCTTCCGAGGTTCGTCCCCTCCAGTCAACCGGCCGGTGATCCTCCCGCCCATGGCCGCGAGGCTCGGCCCCATACGCGAGCGTCCACGAAAGGGGACCGCCCGGGCCGGCCCACGGGAAAGACCGGCCCGGGCGGGATCTGAGGCCGCCGGCCCGGGCGCGTCCGGGCGGCCTCCGGTTCAGGGGCGGGCGCCGGAGGCGGCGGCGTCCGCGTCGGGTCAGGGGCGGGCGCCGGGGGTGCCGGCGTCCGCGTCAGAGGGCTGCCCACGCGGGCGGGCCCAGCCGGTGAAACGCTCGGCCAGGTCGGTGCGCGGCCGGTCGCCGTCCGGCCCCGCGAGCTGCCCGGCGGCCTCGACCTGGAGGGTGCCGAGATAGACCAGCAGGGCGGTCCGGTCGGTGCGATACGCGCCGAGCAGCCGCAGCTTCGCCGCCGAGCAGGGCCAGGCGATCCCGCAGGCCGTGCAGCGCCAGGTGGGGCGGGACGGCAGGTGCTCCCGGCGTCGCGTCACCGTGCCGCCGCCCGGACGACGGTCGCCCGGTCCACCCGGACGAAGGCGTACCGCTCGCGCGGCCGGAGCGTGCCGCCCGGCGTCAGCTCGCGACCGCGCACCTCGACCCACTCCGCGCCCTGGAACGGGCCCCGGCTGACGACCTCGGTGACCAACATGGTGAGGACCCCGTTGCCGAACCGGTAGGAGTCCTCCGGAACGCGGATGACCTCGCCCGCCACGATCGCGCCCTCCCGGCGCGGCCCGCAGCCCGTCATGTCTGCCTCCCGTCTCTCGACGCGTCGCCCGTCCGTCGACCCGCTCGCGCGCCGAGCGGCCCTGCCTGGTGACACTCTGCTGTAGAGACGACTACGCTCGGAAGGCTCTGCGGGCGTCCGGGTGGAGTTGGCCGGGCCCGCCCCCGGCGGGTGGCGCAGTGGGTAGTCGATCTTCAAACTGGGAGACCCTGAATGGCCGACGTGCCGAGTCCGCTCGCCGCCTTCGTCGTGGGCGAGATCCGCCGCGCCCGGGGCGCCGCCGGCATGACCCAGGAAGCCTTCGGCCGGGGAGCCGGGTTCAGCGCGTCGCACGTCAGCGCGGTCGAGGGCGGCACCCGCGCCCTGACGATGGACTTCATCAAGGGCGCGGACCGGGCGCTCAGGACCGGCGGGCTGTTCGAGCGCCTCGTCGCCAGCGTCGGCGCACCGTCCTGGTTCCTCCCCTGGCTCGACGCCGAACGCTCCGCGCGGCAACTCCGGCTGTTCGAGCCGCTACTGATCCCCGGCCTGTTGCAGACCGAGAACTACGCCCGCGTCGTCATGCGCCTCAACGACCTCATGTCGGCGGCGGAAGTCGACCAGCAGGTGAGCGCTCGCATGGAACGCCAGAGGGTGCTGACCGGCGAGAACCCGCCCCAGATGGTCGCCGTCCTGGACGAATCCGCGCTGCGCCGAACCGGCGACGGATTCGGCGGCATCATGGCGGAACAGGTAGCGCACCTCGTCACGATGGCGGAGCTGCCCCACGTCCACGTGCACGTGATCCCGGCGACGACCGGCCTGCACATCGGCTTGTCCGGGCCCTTCGCGCTGGCCCGATCGGCCGACGGCGGATGGGTCGGGCACCTCGAGAACCAGCTTGGCGGGGTGGTGGTCGACAGCAAGGATGATGTGGCGAGTCTTCTGGCGAAGTGGGAAGGCGTGCGGAACGAGGCGCTCCCGCGTCGGCAGTCCATCGACCTGATGAAGGAAATGGAGAGTCATCATGGACCTCAGTAGCGCTCGGTGGCGGAAGTCCAGCCGTAGTGGTTCGAGCGGCGGAAACTGCATCGAGGTCGCCGACAACCTGCCCGGCGTGGTCGCCGTCCGCGACTCCAAGGACCCGGCCGGCCCGGCCCTGACCTTCTCCCCTGCTGCTTGGCGCGCGTTCGTCGACCGCGCCGCCAGCCGGGCCTGACCGCCTCCGCGTACGCCCGGAAGCGCCCGACCTCCGAACGGGCGGGCGCTTCCGACGGCCGCACCCGGCACCTCGCTGAGCTGCTGGGATCGATGGAGGCGTTGAAGCCGCAAGTCGCCGTCGGCCGCAGTCCGGTAACCTGAGCGCGCGGGCCGCTAGCTCAATGGCAGAGCTGTGGACTTTTAATCCATAGGTTCAGGGTTCGAGTCCCTGGCGGCCCACTCTTCCGCAGGTCACCGGCCCTGATCGGGCTTTCGAACGCCGTGATCAGGGCCGGTACAGCAGCGAAGTACAGCAGTAGGCCGTCACCGGTCGAGCGCGCTGCCGAGCCGCCTGAGCGCGTCGCGGGTGGCCGCCGACGACACCACCGTGTAGACCTCCATCGTGATGGCGAACTGGGCGTGCCGAAGGATCTGCATCGCCACCCGGGGGTGGACGTCCAGGTCAGCCAGGAGCGAGGCGCAGGTCCGCCGGGCGTCCCTGACGGTGATTCGCCGGACCCCGGCAGCATCGCAGCGCCGGTCCCAGAACCGGTTGAAGTTCCGTGGCTCGACCGGCCGGCCGTAGCGGGTGGTGAAGATCAGTTCGGAGGGCTGCCAGGCCGGACCGGCGGCGTCCCGGGCGGTGGTCTGGGCGGCGCGGCGACGGTCGAGCGCCACGGTGCAGATGTCCGGCAGCGGCAGGGTGGCGTCCGAGGCGGCCGTCTTCGTCTCCCGGTGCAGCAGTTCGGCACCGACCCGCTGGAGCTGCCGGTCGATGGTCAGCTCCCCCGCGTCGAGGTCGACGTCAGCCCAGGTGAGCCCCAACATCTCGCCCTTGCGCAGACCGAGCACCAGGACCAGGACGTACGCGGCGTAGAGCGGATCGTCGTCGGCGCGGGCCGACTCCAGGAAGCGGCGGGCCTCGTCGCTCGTCCACGCCTTCCGCTTGCGCTTGCGTACCGGTGGCAGCTTCACCAGGGACGCGACGTTACGAGTGATCAGCCCTTCGGTGATCGCGTGGGACAGCAGCGTCCGGAGCACGGTCCGGAGGTGGGTGACGCTCGTTGCCGAGGGCAGATCCCGGCAGCAGCGGCCGAGGGCACAACAGCGACGCTGGGCGGGCTTGCGCCGCTCGTCCTTGCCCTGGGCGCAGCACTGGCAGGTCCGCCCGACCTCGTTGATCCACGTCTGGACGTCGCTGACCCGA harbors:
- a CDS encoding tyrosine-type recombinase/integrase, translating into MPGRSRANGEGSIFPYRNGFAAYVWVEKPDGKRGRKWVYGKTREEVHDKWIKLHGQAKAGPVATRSPTVGEYAGYWLREIVKPNLAPGSYVTYEVVVRLYLVPGLGRKRLDKLRVSDVQTWINEVGRTCQCCAQGKDERRKPAQRRCCALGRCCRDLPSATSVTHLRTVLRTLLSHAITEGLITRNVASLVKLPPVRKRKRKAWTSDEARRFLESARADDDPLYAAYVLVLVLGLRKGEMLGLTWADVDLDAGELTIDRQLQRVGAELLHRETKTAASDATLPLPDICTVALDRRRAAQTTARDAAGPAWQPSELIFTTRYGRPVEPRNFNRFWDRRCDAAGVRRITVRDARRTCASLLADLDVHPRVAMQILRHAQFAITMEVYTVVSSAATRDALRRLGSALDR
- a CDS encoding NAD-dependent epimerase/dehydratase family protein — its product is MRIVVVGATGNAGTALLRRLRRERNVDLAGVVRRLPGPDAGEPYDQVEWHSCDVGLPGAADQLAEVFAGADAVVHLAWQIQPSHDQRVLRRTNVGGSTAVIDAVVRANVPALVVASSVGVYAPGPKDHPVSERWPATGVPGSSYSRDKADVEALLDRAEREHPGLRVVRLRPGLNFQRAAATEITRYFLGPFAPVRLLRYGRIPLVPTHRRLRMQAVHTDDVADAYARAALGDARGAFNVAADPVLTPELVARHFHGWTVPVAAPVLRAAAALTWRARLQPIDAGWVELALNVPLMSSERAEAELGWQPRHDAVDALKELFAGMADGAHTAGPPMSAAGDRPGRPAGLLRGRLAGHGNPY
- a CDS encoding flavin reductase, which translates into the protein MTRRREHLPSRPTWRCTACGIAWPCSAAKLRLLGAYRTDRTALLVYLGTLQVEAAGQLAGPDGDRPRTDLAERFTGWARPRGQPSDADAGTPGARP
- a CDS encoding PP2C family protein-serine/threonine phosphatase, yielding MTLILRSAILNDIGLVRTNNEDSALAGDRLVAVADGMGGLPAGEVASEIVIRILDELSPPTTPDEAADALRAVVSTANRRIHAAITVDPARDGMGTTLTAALLAGDALVLAQVGDSRCYLLRDGQLTQLTRDDTFVQALVDQGALSPEQARHHPQRSLVTRAVQGADTPPAIGVLTVLAGDRLLLCSDGLSDYVEDAAIAGALATYADRQQCGEQLVKLAHQAGAPDNVTVVVSDVTAV
- a CDS encoding GNAT family N-acetyltransferase — protein: MTIRRVRAEKRLTTSFPLQAYAFETSPSTAARTEEFRDYLPYNEGNRTLVVEADGATVAAASAVPMRQNLRGTVLPMAGVAGVTTHPLARRQGHVRALLHQLLDEMRDEGHRLTALWPFRPSFYARFGYVGLPKARTATFSPADLGELLRADLPGEVGWERIGTGYRTWREFTERCLRERHGFAIFPDYRDVGLRDRDERWLLTARVGGTVTGAVTYRIDDHGGTLVADDLLTTDPVARALLLQFFAQHVDQVERVSVQLPVDEVPELWLTDLAVHVEARVARPGASAPMARLLSVDALTGLPAGPGRVRVELTDDRWLAGTYLLDGTTGALELVAGAAATAGQPPTATLTAAGISALAYGVLDPVEVGLRGLGDVPADAAAELRNLFPRNLPYLFADF
- a CDS encoding DUF1772 domain-containing protein, with translation MPEPIRTAALAGATLTTGLVAGLFFAYTCSVMPGLGATDDRTLLGAMQSINRKILNGWFLTAFLGAALLLAVAAAAHLSRGGLVLFWILAALVCHLVTVGVTTGLNVPLNDRLEAAGPVDRVGDLAEVRACFEAAWVRGNLVRTVSSVAAFACLIAALLTRR
- a CDS encoding DUF397 domain-containing protein gives rise to the protein MDLSSARWRKSSRSGSSGGNCIEVADNLPGVVAVRDSKDPAGPALTFSPAAWRAFVDRAASRA
- a CDS encoding helix-turn-helix domain-containing protein, which produces MADVPSPLAAFVVGEIRRARGAAGMTQEAFGRGAGFSASHVSAVEGGTRALTMDFIKGADRALRTGGLFERLVASVGAPSWFLPWLDAERSARQLRLFEPLLIPGLLQTENYARVVMRLNDLMSAAEVDQQVSARMERQRVLTGENPPQMVAVLDESALRRTGDGFGGIMAEQVAHLVTMAELPHVHVHVIPATTGLHIGLSGPFALARSADGGWVGHLENQLGGVVVDSKDDVASLLAKWEGVRNEALPRRQSIDLMKEMESHHGPQ